In the Klebsiella aerogenes KCTC 2190 genome, one interval contains:
- the matP gene encoding macrodomain Ter protein MatP, which produces MKYQQLENLESGWKWKYLVKKHREGELITRYIEASAAQAAVDVLLTLENEPVLVNTWIDQHMNPELANRMKQTIRARRKRHFNAEHQHTRKKSIDLEFVVWQRLAGLAQRRGKTLSETIVQLIEDAEHKEKYASKMSSLKHDLQVLLGKE; this is translated from the coding sequence ATGAAATATCAACAACTGGAAAACCTTGAAAGCGGCTGGAAATGGAAATATCTGGTAAAGAAGCACCGGGAAGGTGAGTTGATTACCCGCTACATTGAAGCCAGCGCTGCGCAAGCCGCGGTCGATGTCTTGCTGACGCTCGAAAATGAACCTGTTCTGGTGAATACCTGGATCGATCAGCATATGAATCCGGAGCTCGCTAACCGGATGAAGCAGACTATTCGCGCACGACGCAAGCGTCATTTTAACGCCGAGCATCAGCATACGCGGAAAAAGTCCATCGATCTGGAGTTCGTTGTCTGGCAACGCCTGGCCGGGCTTGCGCAACGGCGAGGCAAGACATTATCAGAAACCATCGTACAGCTAATTGAAGACGCCGAGCATAAAGAAAAATATGCCAGCAAGATGTCGAGCCTGAAGCACGATCTGCAGGTGCTCTTAGGAAAAGAGTAA
- the ompA gene encoding porin OmpA, with translation MKKTAIAIAVALAGFATVAQAAPKDNTWYAGGKLGWSQFHDTGWYNSNLNNNGPTHESQLGAGAFGGYQVNPYLGFEMGYDWLGRMPYKGDNVNGAFKAQGVQLTAKLGYPITDDLDIYTRLGGMVWRADSSNNRIGDNHDTGVSPVFAGGVEWAMTRDIATRLEYQWVNNIGDAGTVGVRPDNGMLSVGVSYRFGQEDNAPVVAPAPAPAPEVTTKTFTLKSDVLFNFNKATLKPEGQQALDQLYTQLSNMDPKDGSAVVLGYTDRIGSEQYNQKLSEKRAQSVVDYLVAKGIPANKISARGMGESDPVTGNTCDNVKARAALIDCLAPDRRVAIEVKGYKDVVTQPQA, from the coding sequence ATGAAAAAGACAGCTATCGCGATTGCAGTGGCACTGGCTGGCTTCGCTACCGTAGCGCAGGCCGCTCCGAAAGATAACACCTGGTATGCAGGTGGTAAACTGGGTTGGTCCCAGTTCCATGACACCGGCTGGTACAACAGCAACCTGAATAACAATGGTCCGACCCACGAAAGCCAGCTGGGCGCTGGTGCGTTCGGTGGTTATCAGGTTAACCCGTACCTCGGTTTCGAAATGGGTTACGACTGGCTGGGCCGTATGCCTTACAAAGGCGACAACGTTAACGGCGCATTCAAAGCTCAGGGCGTTCAGCTGACCGCTAAACTGGGTTACCCGATCACTGACGATCTGGACATCTACACCCGTCTGGGCGGCATGGTATGGCGCGCTGACTCCAGCAACAACCGTATCGGTGACAACCATGACACCGGCGTTTCCCCAGTATTCGCTGGCGGCGTTGAGTGGGCAATGACCCGTGACATCGCTACCCGTCTGGAATACCAGTGGGTTAACAACATCGGCGACGCTGGCACTGTAGGCGTTCGTCCGGACAACGGCATGCTGAGCGTTGGTGTTTCCTACCGTTTCGGTCAGGAAGACAATGCACCGGTTGTAGCTCCGGCTCCGGCTCCGGCTCCGGAAGTCACCACCAAGACCTTCACCCTGAAGTCTGACGTTCTGTTCAACTTCAACAAAGCAACTCTGAAACCAGAAGGTCAGCAGGCTCTGGATCAGCTGTACACCCAGCTGAGCAACATGGACCCGAAAGACGGTTCTGCAGTTGTTCTGGGTTACACCGACCGCATCGGTTCCGAGCAGTACAACCAGAAACTGTCTGAGAAACGTGCTCAGTCCGTTGTTGACTACCTCGTAGCTAAAGGCATCCCGGCTAACAAGATCTCTGCTCGCGGTATGGGCGAATCTGATCCGGTTACCGGCAACACCTGTGACAACGTGAAAGCTCGCGCTGCACTGATCGACTGCCTGGCTCCGGATCGTCGTGTTGCGATCGAAGTTAAAGGTTACAAAGACGTAGTAACTCAGCCGCAGGCTTAA
- the sulA gene encoding SOS-induced cell division inhibitor SulA, with amino-acid sequence MFTSAHANRSPLTSASVRRPSHSVVEHSATGLISEIVYREDQPMMTQLLLLPLLQQLGQQSRWQLWLTPQQKLSKEWVQSSGLPLSKVMQINQMSPCNTLESMIRALRTGNYSVVIGWLTDELTEQEHERLALAAEEGHAMGFIMRPVRNTSQLGRQLSGLKIHSNLYH; translated from the coding sequence ATGTTTACTTCAGCTCACGCAAATCGTTCACCACTGACTTCGGCTTCAGTACGTCGCCCTTCGCACAGCGTCGTCGAACATTCAGCCACTGGGCTGATTAGTGAAATCGTCTATCGCGAAGATCAACCCATGATGACGCAGCTTTTGCTGCTACCTTTATTACAGCAGCTTGGCCAGCAGTCGCGCTGGCAACTGTGGCTCACCCCGCAGCAAAAGCTGAGTAAAGAATGGGTACAGTCGTCCGGCCTTCCGCTTTCAAAAGTGATGCAGATTAACCAGATGTCGCCCTGCAATACTCTGGAATCGATGATTCGCGCTTTACGTACCGGGAATTATAGCGTGGTTATTGGCTGGCTGACGGATGAACTTACTGAACAAGAACATGAACGTCTGGCGCTCGCCGCAGAAGAAGGTCATGCGATGGGCTTTATCATGCGCCCGGTGAGAAATACAAGCCAGCTTGGGAGACAATTAAGTGGGCTAAAAATTCACTCAAATTTATATCATTGA
- a CDS encoding TfoX/Sxy family DNA transformation protein, translating to MKKISKLRFLQFQECLSPLGKISSRPLFGGYSLAIENTVFAMVAEGEIYLRVCEQSASYRVEHHSPMLMMRKNGRPVALKYYRIDEALWQDSKMLFHLSQLSLHSARSEKQHQRDSGRLKNLPNISFHMELMLIHAGITDVKMLRTLGAEKSWLKLREHNKGISINVLESLAGAIAGIHSAALPAQRRQELREWANTQGYSVEDYSG from the coding sequence ATGAAGAAAATTTCAAAATTACGGTTCCTCCAGTTTCAGGAGTGCCTTTCCCCCTTAGGTAAAATCAGTAGCCGGCCTTTATTCGGCGGGTATAGTCTGGCGATTGAAAATACCGTATTCGCCATGGTGGCTGAGGGCGAAATCTATCTTAGGGTTTGCGAACAAAGCGCCTCTTATCGGGTTGAACATCACAGCCCGATGCTGATGATGCGCAAGAATGGCCGGCCAGTGGCCTTAAAGTATTACCGGATAGATGAAGCACTATGGCAGGACAGTAAAATGCTGTTTCACCTATCGCAGCTGTCATTGCATTCGGCGCGAAGCGAAAAGCAGCATCAGCGTGATTCCGGCAGACTAAAGAATTTGCCTAATATCAGCTTCCATATGGAGTTGATGTTGATCCATGCCGGAATAACCGATGTGAAAATGCTGCGTACACTCGGGGCGGAAAAGAGCTGGTTAAAATTGAGAGAGCATAATAAAGGAATATCAATCAATGTCCTTGAGTCCCTGGCGGGCGCGATTGCCGGCATTCATTCCGCCGCGCTCCCGGCGCAGCGGCGCCAGGAGCTACGGGAGTGGGCTAAT